The Gloeothece verrucosa PCC 7822 genome contains a region encoding:
- a CDS encoding glycosyltransferase family A protein: MKSVCNQIDDRFRVLVVCNEKPAVTFQHSNIEYLEVELPPPSSLQTASIGMPALRIDRGCKYLLGLQHAKSYPCSHIMFFDADDYISNRLVGFVANNSQENGWFFNQGYLYDRQKDSLGLLKEFYLYCGTSHIIRSDLYQIPETLPNKPSQKEILTEIDEYYLLYILGSHRWLKKHFAEQGNDLNPLPFPGAIYHVGHGENLYARSGMLETQPCELNETIRQEFYLFK, encoded by the coding sequence TTGAAATCCGTTTGTAATCAGATTGATGATCGTTTTCGAGTGTTAGTAGTCTGTAATGAGAAACCAGCGGTAACATTCCAACATTCCAATATTGAGTATCTTGAAGTTGAGCTTCCACCTCCAAGTTCTCTTCAAACTGCATCTATTGGTATGCCAGCATTACGCATCGATCGCGGATGCAAATACCTGCTAGGACTTCAGCATGCAAAAAGTTACCCCTGTAGTCACATCATGTTTTTTGATGCTGACGACTATATTAGCAATCGTTTAGTAGGTTTTGTTGCCAATAACAGTCAAGAAAACGGCTGGTTTTTCAACCAAGGATATCTATATGACCGCCAAAAAGACTCTTTGGGCTTGCTTAAAGAGTTTTATTTATATTGTGGAACCAGTCATATAATTCGCTCTGATCTTTATCAAATCCCTGAAACTTTACCTAATAAACCTTCTCAGAAAGAAATTTTGACAGAGATAGATGAATATTACCTTCTCTATATTCTTGGTAGTCACCGGTGGCTAAAAAAACACTTCGCAGAACAGGGAAACGACCTTAATCCTTTGCCGTTTCCTGGGGCAATCTACCATGTAGGTCATGGAGAGAATCTTTATGCTAGAAGTGGTATGCTTGAAACGCAACCCTGTGAATTAAATGAAACTATCCGGCAAGAATTTTATTTATTTAAGTGA
- a CDS encoding histidine phosphatase family protein has protein sequence MIVIVRHGQDEDNAKGILNGHRDLGLTEAGKAQIKSTATQLLSVHPEVIITSPLKRAYFSAKIISEYLSCKHLKVCPELIERDFGCLTGKKIADIPYYCKQILQFDGVNYFLDAEGSESFPLLLTRAKRVLENLKTTYLSRNIIVVTHGDLAKMICAAHYNWSWKQGLQTHNIRNGGFIYLEDRS, from the coding sequence ATGATTGTTATTGTTCGTCATGGTCAAGATGAAGACAATGCCAAGGGGATACTTAACGGGCACAGAGATTTAGGGTTAACAGAAGCAGGCAAGGCACAAATAAAATCTACAGCTACTCAACTTTTGTCTGTTCATCCTGAAGTAATTATCACATCGCCACTCAAACGTGCTTATTTTAGTGCCAAGATAATATCAGAATATTTAAGTTGTAAGCATTTAAAAGTGTGTCCTGAATTGATTGAAAGAGATTTTGGATGTTTAACAGGTAAAAAGATCGCTGACATTCCATATTATTGCAAGCAAATTTTGCAATTTGATGGGGTCAACTATTTTCTAGATGCAGAGGGTTCTGAGAGCTTTCCTCTGCTACTAACCCGGGCTAAAAGAGTTTTGGAAAACCTGAAAACTACCTATTTGTCTCGAAATATTATTGTTGTTACCCACGGCGATCTTGCTAAGATGATCTGTGCCGCCCATTATAACTGGTCGTGGAAGCAAGGACTTCAGACACATAATATTAGGAATGGAGGTTTTATTTACCTAGAAGATCGTTCCTAA
- a CDS encoding IS4 family transposase → MIQLPQLYTKHLKKHLNSIQFLILSILINLIQEHRWIKLENLAFQFPSPIKEKSRIKKIQRFLPLKQLNIETLWFPIILEWIENQYETQECLFLVIDRSQWRSINLLMVSLVYNKRAIPLYFKLLPKKGNSNLQAQKEVLNPVISLLENYKLVVLGDREFCNVDLARWLGEMKTPFSLRLKKNEYVELEEHIWFQLKDLGLTPGSSLYYQGVKVTLSKGFGEVNLAAKWSRNYRGKSQKEPWYILTNLRSLSAATEAYSQRMGIEEMFRDFKLGGYNIEGTQVTGERLIALILLGTLAYSMATFQGNLILRKGVAQYVSRPSESKRRYRRNSGFSIGLKANSWLNSLSFFAHEVEQLIAFVPQKRAYYSRGLRAATIIQSAF, encoded by the coding sequence ATGATTCAATTGCCCCAATTGTACACCAAACATCTCAAAAAACATTTAAATTCTATTCAGTTTTTAATTCTTTCAATCCTCATTAATTTGATTCAAGAACATCGGTGGATAAAATTGGAAAACCTCGCCTTCCAATTCCCTAGTCCCATCAAAGAGAAGAGTCGTATCAAAAAAATACAACGATTCTTGCCATTAAAGCAGTTAAACATAGAAACATTGTGGTTTCCTATTATTTTAGAATGGATAGAAAATCAATATGAAACCCAAGAATGTTTATTTTTGGTGATTGATAGAAGTCAATGGCGATCCATTAATCTTTTAATGGTGAGTTTAGTTTATAATAAAAGAGCTATTCCTTTATACTTCAAATTACTACCGAAAAAAGGAAATAGTAATTTACAAGCACAGAAAGAAGTTTTAAACCCTGTAATTTCTTTACTAGAAAATTATAAATTAGTAGTTTTAGGAGACAGAGAATTTTGTAATGTCGATCTGGCTAGATGGCTTGGTGAAATGAAAACACCCTTTTCCTTAAGACTGAAAAAAAATGAATATGTGGAGCTAGAAGAACACATTTGGTTTCAATTAAAAGATTTAGGATTAACTCCGGGTTCATCGTTATATTATCAAGGAGTAAAAGTTACTCTTTCTAAGGGATTTGGGGAAGTTAATTTAGCTGCAAAATGGTCACGAAACTATCGAGGTAAATCACAGAAAGAACCTTGGTACATTTTAACTAATTTAAGAAGTTTATCAGCAGCAACTGAAGCTTATTCTCAGAGAATGGGGATTGAAGAAATGTTCAGGGATTTCAAATTAGGAGGCTATAATATAGAAGGGACTCAAGTAACTGGGGAAAGATTAATAGCTTTGATATTATTAGGAACTCTAGCTTATTCAATGGCGACTTTTCAAGGAAATCTAATCCTAAGAAAAGGAGTCGCCCAGTATGTTAGTCGTCCATCTGAATCAAAACGTCGTTATAGAAGAAATAGTGGTTTTTCTATTGGTTTGAAAGCTAATTCCTGGCTTAATTCATTGTCATTTTTTGCTCATGAGGTTGAACAATTGATCGCTTTTGTACCTCAAAAACGAGCTTATTATTCCAGAGGTCTTAGGGCTGCAACTATTATTCAATCAGCTTTTTGA
- a CDS encoding DUF5906 domain-containing protein, with protein sequence MQVTETDRLTDVEKWPEVTEQEPCPLCSKEDWCTRAPSKEAVLCHRVKPPFAPPEWKHIKNAKDGDPIYALQGTQKGRNSNKQLKKASKPVPFPIPDGEIELALLPEAVTSPEKEKVTKSWGYDIIIEYPYSPTQYVKRNEHYDSEGNRIKIKKKTKITLPYHQNSDGEWINAKGQVGWPAYRIEEAIAFGSNKWVLGVEGESCVEIARSLMLVANTMQGGSWSEVDLGILLTQLKNNNVTGLVYWPDNDSDGQRKAEKLLVASGRVKFPVLILNPLEIWAEIPQTGDIVDWVKWGLAQGMSGDEFIKRLELAIHKAVETRHNQPSEEEDNSNEQPSTGLPKQSRLVAQIQELYNDKFKYNDQANTWLEYQENSLLHDGSWVPVSNLRIQTQIYNILQARGYEFNSSYLNGVEDLLKKALYIKEWPSTKDLVGFSDCVYELSTGKTREHSPHNYLTWVLPRPFNPLSRSWTTIDEWLTEATQNNQTHKQILICYAAAVLRQRADLQKFLHLIGTGGSGKSSFMNLLVALVGQQNTISLDFPSLNEKDAIAEAFGKALAIFPDQDSAGKNLSNFKKMTGQDLLRGRRLYKDGFSFKFGGMCVLSSNHPIFHAGSGRWLTRRVLMVPFNLAVADGNVRNLEKEFEPELSAFTSYLLSIPTEEIEATLKGLNKKQVISSTLWESQKRSDGLASWVNDEIIFDCTAKTQIGSNAREWNDEDYNPLKSTLFGSYCHHIRRSGRQPLTKDNFSANLIELLKGTLKKDVDKRKTNQGRFLMGVRLRTAQDYEIPCLDELLEKMESDDGGDDPDDGGGDDPKPLPVEESDGSDDSSILFEEKENCNNDPPLQDSDKIVEEISSTNASSTDVVNDDHLSQEVVIPDLTPTEQGVEVVTGAVTPLVTGAVTLDELKSEIEYHRKRLCWSKDHFQQIVESKYQKSSDECFNCHSILNDCLTFLSAIKFKPGDRVIDDGGWKGTIKSIHPNGKKAQVYLDLMESVHPVDLDNLKPMEA encoded by the coding sequence ATGCAAGTAACAGAAACAGATCGACTAACAGATGTAGAGAAATGGCCAGAAGTCACGGAACAAGAACCCTGCCCCTTATGCTCTAAAGAAGATTGGTGTACAAGAGCGCCCTCTAAAGAAGCTGTGCTGTGTCACCGCGTTAAACCCCCCTTCGCCCCTCCCGAATGGAAGCATATCAAGAATGCAAAAGATGGAGATCCCATTTATGCTTTACAGGGCACTCAAAAGGGAAGAAATTCCAACAAACAGCTTAAAAAAGCCTCTAAACCCGTTCCTTTTCCCATCCCTGATGGTGAGATAGAATTAGCCTTATTGCCTGAAGCTGTAACCAGTCCAGAAAAAGAAAAGGTTACAAAGTCATGGGGCTATGACATTATCATCGAATACCCCTATTCCCCAACGCAGTACGTGAAACGGAATGAGCATTATGACTCAGAGGGGAACCGTATTAAAATAAAGAAGAAGACTAAGATAACCCTGCCCTATCATCAAAACTCAGACGGTGAGTGGATTAATGCCAAAGGACAAGTTGGATGGCCAGCTTATAGGATAGAAGAAGCGATCGCATTTGGCTCAAACAAATGGGTTTTGGGGGTGGAGGGAGAAAGCTGTGTAGAGATTGCCCGAAGCCTAATGCTAGTTGCTAACACCATGCAGGGTGGTTCCTGGAGCGAAGTTGACTTAGGAATATTGCTAACCCAATTAAAAAACAATAATGTAACCGGTTTAGTGTATTGGCCAGACAATGACTCGGACGGACAGCGCAAAGCTGAGAAACTTTTAGTCGCATCGGGACGGGTAAAGTTTCCTGTACTTATCTTAAACCCCCTTGAAATATGGGCAGAAATCCCTCAGACTGGAGATATTGTCGATTGGGTCAAATGGGGATTAGCTCAAGGGATGAGTGGAGACGAATTTATTAAGCGATTAGAACTCGCCATACATAAAGCGGTAGAAACCCGTCACAATCAGCCCTCAGAAGAAGAGGATAATTCCAATGAGCAACCCTCAACAGGACTGCCCAAGCAAAGTCGACTGGTAGCTCAAATCCAGGAGCTATACAACGACAAATTTAAGTACAACGATCAAGCTAATACGTGGCTAGAGTATCAGGAAAACTCTCTGTTGCATGATGGTTCTTGGGTTCCCGTCTCGAATTTACGTATTCAGACTCAAATTTACAACATCTTGCAAGCCCGTGGTTATGAATTCAACTCATCCTATCTCAATGGCGTAGAGGATCTTCTCAAAAAAGCACTTTACATTAAAGAATGGCCTTCAACCAAGGATTTAGTGGGTTTCTCCGACTGTGTTTATGAGCTATCTACTGGCAAAACTAGAGAACATTCACCCCATAACTATTTAACCTGGGTTCTGCCTCGTCCGTTTAACCCCTTATCAAGATCATGGACCACAATTGACGAGTGGTTAACTGAAGCCACCCAAAACAACCAGACCCATAAACAAATTTTGATTTGTTACGCGGCGGCTGTTTTGAGACAACGGGCAGATCTCCAGAAGTTCCTACATTTAATTGGGACTGGCGGTTCGGGTAAGAGTAGCTTTATGAATCTGTTAGTGGCCCTGGTGGGACAACAAAACACGATTTCACTGGATTTTCCTAGCTTAAATGAAAAAGATGCCATAGCAGAGGCATTTGGGAAGGCGTTGGCTATTTTCCCAGATCAAGACAGTGCTGGTAAGAATCTGTCCAACTTTAAAAAGATGACAGGACAGGACTTATTAAGAGGACGGCGGCTGTATAAAGACGGGTTCAGTTTCAAATTTGGGGGAATGTGTGTTCTTTCGAGTAATCATCCCATTTTTCATGCAGGTTCAGGACGGTGGTTGACGAGACGGGTTCTCATGGTTCCGTTTAATCTAGCCGTAGCCGATGGCAATGTGCGTAACCTAGAGAAAGAGTTTGAGCCAGAATTATCAGCCTTTACCAGTTACTTACTGTCTATCCCCACCGAAGAAATAGAAGCAACCTTAAAGGGTTTAAATAAGAAGCAAGTTATTTCTTCAACTCTGTGGGAATCTCAAAAGAGATCGGATGGGCTTGCCAGTTGGGTCAATGACGAGATCATCTTTGATTGTACAGCCAAAACCCAAATCGGCAGCAATGCTCGTGAATGGAATGATGAAGATTATAATCCCCTTAAATCAACCCTATTTGGCTCTTACTGTCACCATATCAGACGCAGTGGCCGACAACCGTTAACCAAAGACAATTTCTCAGCTAATTTAATCGAACTGCTCAAGGGGACGCTCAAAAAGGATGTCGACAAGCGCAAAACCAATCAGGGGCGGTTTTTAATGGGAGTGCGCTTGAGAACTGCCCAGGATTACGAGATTCCTTGCTTGGATGAATTGTTGGAAAAAATGGAAAGTGACGACGGCGGTGACGACCCTGATGACGGGGGTGGTGACGACCCCAAACCCTTACCAGTAGAGGAAAGTGACGGCAGTGACGACTCTTCTATACTCTTTGAGGAAAAAGAAAATTGTAACAATGATCCTCCCCTTCAGGACTCCGACAAAATTGTTGAAGAAATTTCTTCGACTAATGCTTCATCAACAGATGTGGTTAATGACGATCATTTATCCCAAGAGGTCGTCATTCCTGACCTAACCCCAACAGAGCAAGGGGTTGAGGTCGTAACGGGAGCCGTCACCCCCCTCGTCACAGGGGCCGTCACTCTTGATGAACTCAAGAGTGAGATTGAATACCATCGAAAAAGATTATGTTGGAGCAAAGATCATTTCCAGCAAATCGTAGAGAGTAAATACCAGAAGTCGAGCGACGAGTGTTTCAATTGCCATAGCATTCTCAATGATTGTTTGACTTTTTTGTCCGCGATCAAGTTTAAACCTGGAGATAGAGTTATTGATGATGGAGGTTGGAAGGGGACAATTAAGAGCATTCATCCCAATGGCAAAAAAGCCCAAGTTTATTTAGATCTGATGGAGAGTGTGCATCCGGTTGATTTAGATAATTTGAAGCCAATGGAAGCCTAA
- a CDS encoding sulfotransferase family protein has product MFVGSDSPDLDSPSGNQEDALARLVHNRLMGRNGLGKICNWDNPRYVLGSNPDAVQHIKAYINFRIRNHTGSWGLKDPRLSFLIEPWHMATQAMPVYWIHIYRENKDAMVRSLIAMLPAKLRYCKDDQGLYRLAANWAETYVLAIELGFARIGIQPYQLTYEELLTLEGQARLSKQFKFQVPIRCIRPDLNRKGDRTFC; this is encoded by the coding sequence ATGTTTGTTGGCAGTGACTCACCAGATTTAGATTCTCCAAGTGGAAACCAAGAAGATGCTCTAGCTCGTTTAGTTCACAACAGACTTATGGGGCGCAATGGCTTGGGAAAAATATGTAACTGGGATAACCCGCGCTACGTATTGGGAAGCAATCCTGATGCTGTACAGCACATTAAAGCTTATATCAATTTCAGGATTCGCAATCATACTGGGTCATGGGGGCTTAAAGATCCCCGTCTAAGTTTTTTGATCGAACCTTGGCATATGGCAACTCAAGCCATGCCTGTCTATTGGATTCATATTTACAGAGAAAATAAAGATGCCATGGTTCGCAGTTTGATTGCTATGTTACCAGCAAAATTACGTTACTGCAAGGACGACCAAGGTTTATATCGCCTTGCTGCTAATTGGGCAGAAACGTATGTTCTTGCCATTGAACTGGGATTTGCTCGTATAGGTATCCAGCCGTATCAATTAACTTATGAGGAGTTACTGACTTTGGAAGGACAAGCTAGATTGAGCAAGCAGTTTAAGTTTCAAGTTCCTATTCGTTGCATTCGCCCTGACCTCAATCGTAAAGGTGATCGAACTTTTTGTTGA
- the truD gene encoding tRNA pseudouridine(13) synthase TruD — MKYTKSIFKVKHTPKDFLVKEVSLFPKLCDREDATYTYIWVEKVGYTTFEVQRIICQYFDLNPKDVSAQGLKDEDGITLQTISVRKHLNQNDVLRFNNQHINRPGICTIKEILGYGKKTVTPKALHGNTFTVTVRSVAVELADKIAETFHLNNDFEFINYYDLQRFGLPGGPYNAHLIGELIIQGNWKSALAEFCCTKNITPELEANLPTNQSEENCRHFFLNQVGYKLVSFFISSYNSNIWNQKVSNFLKELSYLNTKDLPELELGKLQIPTTNITQIPLYLSIDAFQLKEEGNLVTSKKNRLLVVPTKIYCQEPESDEFHPGKVKLSMSFFLPTGSYATMLLKQIECRFR; from the coding sequence ATGAAATATACAAAATCCATTTTCAAAGTTAAGCATACACCAAAAGACTTTTTAGTTAAAGAAGTTTCTCTGTTTCCAAAACTTTGTGATCGAGAAGATGCTACATACACCTATATTTGGGTAGAAAAAGTAGGATACACAACTTTTGAAGTGCAGCGAATAATCTGTCAATATTTCGATCTCAATCCCAAAGATGTTAGTGCCCAAGGATTAAAGGACGAAGATGGGATTACTCTACAAACGATTTCAGTTCGTAAACACCTAAATCAAAATGATGTTCTTCGTTTTAATAATCAACATATTAATCGTCCTGGTATCTGCACTATCAAAGAAATTTTGGGATACGGAAAAAAAACAGTAACACCAAAGGCTTTACATGGTAATACCTTTACTGTCACAGTTCGTTCAGTCGCAGTAGAATTAGCCGATAAGATAGCAGAAACTTTCCACTTAAATAATGACTTTGAATTTATTAATTATTACGATCTTCAGCGTTTTGGCTTACCCGGTGGACCCTACAACGCCCACTTAATTGGAGAATTAATCATTCAAGGTAATTGGAAGTCAGCTTTAGCAGAATTTTGCTGCACAAAAAACATAACTCCAGAACTCGAAGCCAATCTCCCAACCAATCAATCTGAAGAAAATTGCCGTCACTTTTTTTTGAACCAAGTAGGATATAAACTAGTCTCTTTCTTTATTTCTTCTTACAATAGCAATATTTGGAATCAAAAAGTCTCTAATTTCCTCAAAGAATTATCATATTTAAATACAAAAGATTTACCAGAGCTTGAACTAGGAAAATTGCAAATTCCGACGACGAACATAACACAAATCCCTTTGTATTTATCCATAGATGCTTTTCAATTGAAGGAAGAAGGAAACCTAGTTACATCTAAGAAAAACCGTCTTTTAGTAGTCCCAACCAAAATTTACTGTCAAGAGCCAGAATCCGATGAATTTCACCCAGGTAAAGTTAAGCTATCCATGTCTTTCTTTCTCCCTACAGGTTCTTATGCTACAATGCTGCTCAAACAAATTGAATGTCGGTTTCGTTAA